One Antarctobacter heliothermus DNA segment encodes these proteins:
- the mnmD gene encoding tRNA (5-methylaminomethyl-2-thiouridine)(34)-methyltransferase MnmD: MADQSAGLDWRDGTPVSTRFDDPYFSLENGLAETRHVFLTGNGLPDRFCDGFRIAELGFGTGLNLLAALDLWRQSSQGGTLHFTTFEAYPLTPEQMIRAQEAFPELAPLAQELAPHWGKTVFALPDLSFELIEGDARDTLPNWSGMVDAWFLDGFSPAKNPELWNEDLMAQVARHMAPGASAATYTAAGHVRRALQAAGLEVTRVPGYGRKRHMTLASKPMTTA, translated from the coding sequence ATGGCCGACCAGAGCGCAGGTTTGGATTGGCGAGACGGCACGCCGGTCTCGACCCGGTTTGATGATCCGTATTTCTCGCTGGAAAACGGGCTGGCCGAGACGCGTCATGTGTTTCTGACTGGCAACGGGTTGCCGGACCGGTTTTGCGACGGGTTCCGGATTGCCGAACTGGGGTTCGGCACCGGGCTGAACCTGCTTGCGGCGCTGGACCTGTGGCGACAAAGCAGTCAGGGCGGCACGCTGCATTTCACCACGTTTGAGGCCTATCCGCTGACGCCGGAACAGATGATCCGGGCGCAAGAGGCGTTTCCCGAACTTGCGCCTTTGGCGCAGGAACTGGCACCGCATTGGGGCAAGACCGTCTTTGCCCTGCCCGATCTGTCGTTTGAGTTGATCGAGGGCGATGCACGCGACACGCTGCCGAACTGGTCTGGAATGGTGGATGCGTGGTTCCTTGACGGATTTTCGCCCGCCAAGAACCCGGAATTGTGGAACGAAGATTTGATGGCGCAGGTGGCACGCCACATGGCCCCCGGAGCCTCAGCGGCCACTTATACGGCAGCGGGCCATGTGCGCCGCGCGTTACAGGCCGCAGGACTTGAGGTCACCCGCGTGCCGGGCTATGGCCGAAAGCGTCACATGACACTTGCCTCAAAACCAATGACGACCGCCTGA
- a CDS encoding lytic transglycosylase domain-containing protein, whose protein sequence is MSRLLALLLLLVTALPVMAQERGAGLAKAMQSMREGNWAAARIAARADGQAAVDVILWHALRAGRGDVREVQDFLARHPDWPGMDYLREKSEPTMSEATAESIHAFFDGDLPQTGSGALAMARAHMAAGDEGAAQADIVLAWRTLSMTADERRAFLENWGDILRPHHVARLDMALWQGWSSNAGQMMSLVDEGWQALAQARIALRTSAPGVDTLIAKVPTELADHPGLAYERFLWRVRKRRTADAIELLRQQSTSRATLGEPWAWAPERVDLARERMRDGAYAEAYEIAAHHWLVEGSEFAELEWIAGFLALRYLDRTDLAIAHFENFRDGVWTPISVGRAGYWLGRAYEAAGQADKAKEAYAHGAQFQTSFYGLLAAERAGLPPSPTLSGVEPFGDWRNADFAKTSVFEAGILLLAAGEISLGERFLTHLAESLDRTGMGQMGTMLMDMGRPHIQVMLGKRAAQFGIELPGPYYALDPRVTEGEYPVPKEMVLAIARRESEFDPGVISGAGARGYMQLMPGTAKLVSGQLGIEYDLDRLLTDPGYNARLGSNYLAGLAKRFDGNAVMMSAGYNAGPGRPVGWMDRFGDPRKGDIDIIDWIEMIPFDETRNYVMRVTESLPVYRARLGKPPHPVPFSQELLGNTLQSAVR, encoded by the coding sequence ATGTCTCGTCTCCTTGCCTTGTTGTTGCTGCTTGTCACCGCTCTGCCCGTCATGGCGCAAGAACGGGGTGCCGGCTTGGCCAAAGCCATGCAATCCATGCGCGAAGGCAACTGGGCTGCGGCCCGGATTGCGGCGCGGGCTGATGGGCAGGCGGCGGTGGATGTGATCCTGTGGCACGCGCTGCGCGCAGGCCGGGGGGACGTTCGCGAAGTACAGGACTTTCTGGCCCGCCACCCGGATTGGCCGGGGATGGATTACCTGCGCGAAAAATCCGAACCCACCATGTCAGAGGCCACGGCCGAATCGATCCACGCCTTTTTCGACGGCGATCTGCCGCAGACCGGCAGCGGGGCGCTGGCAATGGCGCGGGCGCATATGGCCGCCGGGGATGAGGGCGCGGCGCAGGCGGACATCGTATTGGCATGGCGCACTCTGTCAATGACGGCGGACGAACGGCGCGCGTTCCTTGAGAACTGGGGCGACATCCTGCGCCCGCATCACGTCGCACGGCTGGACATGGCGCTCTGGCAAGGGTGGAGCAGCAACGCAGGCCAGATGATGAGCCTTGTGGATGAGGGCTGGCAGGCGCTGGCGCAGGCGCGCATCGCGCTGCGCACCTCTGCCCCCGGTGTCGACACGCTGATCGCCAAAGTGCCGACAGAGCTCGCCGATCATCCGGGCCTTGCCTATGAACGCTTCCTCTGGCGCGTGCGCAAGCGGCGCACGGCGGATGCGATAGAGCTGCTGCGCCAGCAATCCACCAGCCGCGCGACACTGGGCGAACCTTGGGCCTGGGCGCCCGAACGGGTCGATCTGGCCCGCGAACGGATGCGCGACGGCGCCTATGCCGAAGCCTATGAGATCGCCGCCCACCACTGGCTGGTCGAGGGGTCAGAGTTCGCCGAACTGGAATGGATCGCGGGCTTTCTGGCGCTGCGCTATCTGGACCGTACCGATCTGGCCATCGCCCACTTTGAGAACTTCCGCGATGGTGTCTGGACGCCGATCTCGGTCGGACGCGCGGGCTATTGGCTGGGCCGCGCCTATGAGGCCGCGGGGCAGGCCGACAAGGCGAAAGAGGCCTACGCCCACGGCGCGCAGTTCCAGACCTCATTCTACGGGCTGCTGGCCGCCGAACGCGCGGGCCTGCCACCCAGTCCGACCCTGTCCGGGGTGGAACCCTTTGGCGATTGGCGCAACGCGGATTTCGCCAAGACCAGCGTGTTTGAGGCTGGTATCCTTCTGCTCGCCGCGGGTGAGATCAGCCTTGGCGAACGCTTTCTCACCCATCTGGCCGAATCGCTGGACCGCACCGGCATGGGGCAGATGGGCACCATGCTGATGGACATGGGCCGCCCCCATATTCAGGTCATGCTGGGCAAGCGCGCGGCCCAATTCGGCATCGAACTGCCGGGGCCGTACTATGCGCTCGACCCGCGCGTGACAGAGGGTGAATACCCGGTGCCCAAGGAAATGGTGCTGGCCATCGCCCGGCGCGAATCCGAATTTGATCCCGGCGTGATCTCGGGTGCGGGGGCGCGCGGCTACATGCAGTTGATGCCGGGCACGGCCAAGCTGGTTTCAGGCCAATTGGGCATCGAATACGACCTTGACCGCCTGTTGACCGATCCGGGCTACAACGCACGGCTGGGATCAAACTATCTGGCCGGACTGGCCAAACGGTTCGATGGCAACGCGGTGATGATGTCAGCGGGATACAACGCCGGACCGGGCCGTCCGGTGGGCTGGATGGACCGCTTTGGCGACCCGCGCAAAGGCGACATCGACATCATCGACTGGATCGAGATGATCCCTTTTGATGAGACCCGCAACTACGTCATGCGCGTCACCGAAAGCCTGCCGGTCTACCGCGCCCGGCTGGGAAAACCGCCGCATCCGGTGCCGTTCAGCCAGGAATTGCTGGGCAACACACTGCAATCGGCGGTCCGCTGA
- a CDS encoding OmpA family protein — MRLSSLIITGGIFLAAGGVSLVAANFAARAVERASMTGVLSELDATGLTWAEVETNGLQVFLFGTAPDEATRFQALSAAGRVVDASRVIDQMLVVEPEDHAPPSFSVEILRNDSGVSVIGLVPADTDRAALVERFSRLAEGVEVTDLLESADFPAPDGWDVALDYAATSLRDLPRSKVSVEAGRVSIKATTESPEARSRLETALTRRKPDDMRLALDLTAPRPVISPFILRFSLDDGGARFDACSADTEAARDRILHAAGKAGLEGKAACRLGLGVPSRRWADAAEIAIAKLAELGGGTLTFSNADISLIATEGTNQARFDRIVGELDAALPEIFALNAVLPKAPETPPEGIPEFVATLSPEGGVQLRGRLASEQARTTADSYARALFSSGSVYTAARVTEGMPNDWSMRTLAALEALSLLAHGAVTVTPDMLTISGKTGNVDAGTMIADLLVSKLGEATAFEIDVEYVEALDPIAAIPTPEECEATIVQIIGNRKITFEPGSATLDASANGLMDELAELLKQCGDIPLEISGHTDSQGREIMNEELSRDRAQAVLDALRARRVPVRAYTVKGYGEALPIADNDTEEGREANRRIEFKLLKPAAEEGEEGADPGDSDPADAVADDPDADIPPAGEGTADE, encoded by the coding sequence ATGCGCCTCTCCTCACTGATTATCACCGGTGGTATCTTTCTCGCTGCGGGCGGGGTGAGCCTTGTTGCCGCGAACTTTGCCGCGCGCGCGGTTGAACGCGCCTCCATGACGGGTGTGCTGTCGGAACTTGACGCCACCGGGCTGACATGGGCCGAGGTCGAGACCAACGGCCTGCAGGTCTTTCTGTTCGGAACCGCCCCGGACGAGGCGACCCGGTTTCAGGCGCTGAGCGCCGCGGGCCGGGTGGTGGACGCCAGCCGCGTGATTGACCAGATGCTGGTCGTGGAACCCGAAGACCACGCGCCGCCCAGCTTTTCGGTCGAGATCCTGCGCAACGATTCGGGCGTGTCGGTGATCGGCCTTGTGCCCGCCGACACCGACCGCGCCGCATTGGTCGAACGGTTCAGCCGTCTGGCAGAAGGGGTCGAAGTGACCGACCTGCTGGAAAGCGCCGATTTCCCCGCCCCCGACGGCTGGGACGTGGCGCTGGATTATGCTGCGACCTCTCTGCGTGACCTGCCCCGGTCCAAGGTGTCGGTCGAGGCAGGCCGCGTGTCGATCAAGGCCACAACCGAAAGCCCGGAGGCGCGCAGCCGTCTGGAAACCGCGCTGACCCGGCGCAAGCCAGATGACATGCGCCTTGCGCTGGACCTGACCGCACCGCGCCCGGTGATCTCTCCTTTCATCCTGCGGTTTTCGCTCGACGACGGCGGCGCACGGTTTGACGCCTGCTCTGCCGACACCGAAGCGGCGCGGGACCGAATCCTGCACGCCGCTGGCAAGGCCGGGCTGGAGGGCAAGGCCGCCTGCCGTCTGGGTCTGGGCGTGCCGTCGCGCCGCTGGGCCGATGCCGCCGAAATCGCCATTGCCAAGCTGGCCGAATTGGGCGGCGGCACGCTGACCTTTTCCAATGCCGATATTTCCCTGATCGCCACCGAGGGCACCAATCAGGCCCGGTTTGACCGCATCGTCGGTGAGCTGGACGCCGCCCTGCCCGAGATTTTTGCCCTGAACGCCGTGCTGCCCAAGGCCCCCGAGACCCCGCCAGAGGGCATCCCCGAATTCGTTGCCACGCTCAGCCCCGAGGGCGGCGTGCAATTGCGCGGACGGCTGGCATCGGAACAGGCGCGCACCACCGCCGACAGCTATGCGCGCGCGCTGTTCAGTTCTGGCTCTGTCTATACGGCCGCGCGGGTGACCGAGGGCATGCCGAACGACTGGTCAATGCGCACCCTTGCGGCGCTGGAGGCGTTGTCGTTGCTGGCGCATGGGGCGGTCACGGTGACGCCGGACATGTTGACCATTTCCGGTAAGACCGGCAACGTCGATGCGGGCACGATGATCGCGGATCTTTTGGTGTCCAAACTGGGCGAGGCCACCGCCTTTGAGATCGACGTGGAATATGTCGAGGCGCTGGACCCGATTGCCGCTATTCCCACGCCCGAGGAATGCGAAGCCACGATTGTTCAGATCATCGGCAATCGCAAGATCACCTTTGAACCCGGCTCTGCCACGCTGGACGCATCGGCCAACGGGTTGATGGACGAGTTGGCGGAGTTGTTGAAACAATGCGGCGATATTCCTCTAGAGATCAGTGGCCATACCGACAGTCAGGGCCGCGAGATCATGAACGAAGAATTGAGCCGCGACCGGGCGCAGGCGGTTCTGGATGCGCTGCGCGCGCGGCGGGTGCCGGTGCGGGCCTACACGGTCAAAGGCTATGGCGAGGCGCTGCCCATCGCCGACAATGACACCGAAGAAGGCCGCGAGGCCAACCGTCGGATCGAATTCAAGCTCTTGAAACCCGCCGCAGAAGAGGGTGAAGAGGGCGCAGATCCGGGCGACTCGGATCCGGCGGACGCAGTGGCGGACGATCCGGATGCGGACATACCCCCGGCGGGCGAAGGGACAGCGGATGAATAG
- a CDS encoding MaoC family dehydratase produces MLDNMPRGTICIEDIEMGMTRSLRKQVTDRDIEMFAEVSTDRNPVHLDDDYAQDTIFEGRIAHGMLTAGLISAVIGEQLPGHGTVYMGQTLKFLGPVRPGDMVYAEVKVVDIDHAKRRVTLETHCAVDGKKVLIGEAKVLAPSRKFD; encoded by the coding sequence ATGTTGGACAATATGCCTCGCGGCACGATCTGCATTGAAGACATCGAAATGGGGATGACCCGTTCCCTGCGCAAACAGGTAACGGATCGGGACATCGAGATGTTCGCAGAGGTATCGACCGACCGGAACCCGGTGCATCTGGACGATGACTATGCGCAGGACACCATCTTTGAGGGGCGGATTGCCCACGGGATGCTGACGGCCGGGCTGATCTCTGCGGTGATCGGTGAACAGCTGCCGGGGCATGGCACGGTCTACATGGGCCAGACGCTGAAGTTTCTTGGCCCGGTGCGTCCCGGCGACATGGTCTATGCCGAGGTCAAGGTGGTCGATATCGACCATGCCAAGCGCCGGGTGACGCTGGAAACCCATTGCGCGGTGGACGGCAAGAAGGTCCTGATCGGCGAGGCCAAGGTGTTGGCCCCGTCGCGCAAATTCGACTGA
- the dapA gene encoding 4-hydroxy-tetrahydrodipicolinate synthase, producing MFQGSMPALVTPFKDGAVDFDTLKKLVEWHIAEGSHGLVPVGTTGESPTLTHREHEEVIASVVEAAAGRIPVIAGAGSNNTAEAIRFTQYAARVGANGALVVTPYYNKPTQAGLIAHFTAVHDSADIPIIIYNIPGRSVVDMLPDTIGELAKLPRIVGVKDATGDLARVCYQRITCGTDFIQVSGEDATAHGFNAQGGVGCISVTANVAPKLCAQLQEACLAGDYAKALEIQDKLMPLHQAIFTEPGLVGAKYGMARLGMCSEEVRLPLLPLSDATKSKMDVALVHAGLIS from the coding sequence ATGTTTCAAGGTTCAATGCCTGCCCTGGTCACGCCGTTCAAGGACGGCGCCGTGGATTTCGACACGCTCAAGAAGCTGGTCGAGTGGCACATTGCCGAAGGCTCTCACGGGCTGGTGCCTGTGGGCACGACCGGCGAAAGCCCGACCCTGACCCACCGTGAACACGAAGAGGTCATCGCCAGCGTGGTCGAGGCCGCGGCAGGGCGCATCCCGGTGATCGCCGGGGCCGGGTCCAACAACACCGCCGAGGCGATCCGGTTCACCCAATACGCCGCGCGCGTCGGGGCCAATGGCGCGCTGGTCGTCACACCCTATTACAACAAGCCGACGCAGGCCGGTCTGATCGCGCATTTCACCGCCGTGCATGACAGCGCCGATATTCCGATCATCATCTACAACATCCCCGGTCGGTCGGTTGTGGACATGTTGCCCGACACCATAGGCGAATTGGCCAAACTGCCGCGCATCGTGGGCGTCAAGGACGCCACCGGCGATCTGGCGCGGGTCTGTTACCAGCGGATCACCTGCGGCACGGATTTCATTCAGGTCTCCGGTGAGGACGCGACTGCGCACGGGTTCAACGCCCAAGGCGGCGTCGGCTGCATTTCGGTCACTGCAAACGTCGCGCCCAAGCTGTGTGCGCAACTGCAAGAGGCCTGCCTTGCCGGGGATTACGCCAAGGCGCTGGAGATTCAGGACAAGCTGATGCCGCTGCATCAGGCGATCTTTACCGAGCCGGGTCTGGTGGGCGCGAAATACGGTATGGCGCGGCTGGGGATGTGTTCCGAAGAGGTGCGCCTGCCGCTGCTGCCGCTGAGCGATGCGACCAAGTCCAAGATGGACGTGGCGCTGGTGCATGCGGGTTTGATCAGCTGA
- a CDS encoding M16 family metallopeptidase, giving the protein MIRRFVLAVGLICGGFAAHAEIDIQQVTSPGGINAWLVEEPSIPFVALEIRFLGGASLDEPGKRGATNLMVGLLEEGAEGMDARAFAEARDGIAARFSYDASDDTVRVSAKFLTETQDEAVDLLRASLVAPSFDDVAIERVREQVLSGLRSDETDPDEIVGKAFYGAIFGDHPYGSSENGTIDSVTALTRDDIVTAHRNALARDRIYVGAAGDISAEDLGALLDKLFADLPETGAPQPADVDVQTTAGVTVVPFDTPQSVAMFGHKGMKRDDPDFFAAYVMNTIFGGGGFEARLMHEVREKRGLTYGIYSYLAPREHAELFLGRVASANDRIGEAVEVIRDEWAKMASDGVTPEELDRAKTYLTGSYPLRFDGNAPIAQILVGMQMDDLTPDYITTRNAKIEAVTLEDVERVAGELLKPEELLFVVVGQPEGLEATVGQ; this is encoded by the coding sequence ATGATCCGCCGTTTCGTATTGGCCGTCGGCCTGATCTGCGGCGGGTTCGCCGCCCATGCCGAAATCGACATCCAACAAGTCACCAGTCCCGGCGGAATCAACGCTTGGCTGGTCGAGGAACCCTCGATCCCGTTTGTGGCGCTGGAAATCCGCTTTCTGGGCGGGGCCTCGCTGGACGAACCGGGTAAACGCGGGGCCACAAACCTCATGGTTGGTCTGCTGGAGGAGGGCGCGGAGGGCATGGATGCCCGCGCCTTTGCCGAGGCCCGCGATGGGATTGCCGCGCGGTTCAGCTATGACGCAAGCGATGACACGGTGCGCGTGTCGGCCAAGTTCCTGACCGAAACGCAGGATGAGGCGGTCGACCTGCTGCGCGCCTCTCTGGTGGCACCCAGTTTTGACGACGTGGCCATCGAACGGGTGCGCGAACAGGTGCTGTCCGGTCTGCGCTCGGATGAGACCGACCCGGATGAAATCGTGGGCAAGGCGTTCTATGGCGCGATCTTTGGCGACCACCCCTATGGATCGTCGGAAAATGGCACCATCGACAGCGTCACCGCGTTGACCCGTGACGACATTGTCACCGCCCACCGCAATGCCCTTGCGCGGGACCGCATCTATGTCGGCGCGGCAGGGGACATCAGCGCGGAAGACCTTGGCGCGCTGCTGGACAAGCTGTTCGCCGATCTGCCGGAAACCGGCGCGCCGCAGCCTGCGGATGTGGACGTCCAGACCACCGCGGGCGTGACTGTGGTGCCCTTTGACACGCCGCAATCGGTCGCCATGTTCGGCCACAAGGGCATGAAACGCGATGACCCGGATTTTTTCGCCGCCTATGTGATGAACACGATCTTTGGCGGCGGCGGGTTTGAGGCGCGGCTGATGCACGAGGTGCGCGAAAAGCGCGGCCTGACCTATGGCATCTATTCCTACCTTGCCCCGCGCGAACATGCGGAACTGTTCCTTGGCCGTGTCGCATCGGCCAATGACCGCATCGGTGAGGCGGTTGAGGTGATCCGCGATGAGTGGGCCAAGATGGCCTCTGATGGCGTCACTCCAGAAGAACTGGACCGCGCCAAGACCTATCTGACCGGCTCCTATCCGCTGCGCTTTGACGGCAATGCACCCATCGCGCAGATCCTCGTGGGGATGCAGATGGACGATCTGACGCCGGACTACATCACCACCCGCAACGCCAAGATCGAGGCGGTCACGCTGGAGGATGTAGAGCGGGTGGCGGGCGAATTGCTGAAACCCGAAGAACTGCTGTTTGTGGTCGTCGGTCAGCCAGAGGGGCTGGAAGCGACGGTGGGCCAATAG
- a CDS encoding TIGR01459 family HAD-type hydrolase, whose translation MTQIIQSLSEISDRYEALFVDLWGCVHDGIRAIPSAVEALQAYRARGGCVILVTNAPRSRHEVAKQLDRFGVPQDAWDDIATSGDSARAAMFRGAVGSKVWFMGQAFDETFFAPLNIIEDPVTIEQVPLEEAEGIVCCGPFDPHADPAVNRPQFLFAKQKGLKLLCANPDIVVDRGERREWCAGALAKLYTEMGGESLYFGKPYPPIYDLARRRLAKHRKGVQDAEILAIGDGAHTDIDGAMGEDIDSLFITGGLARAETKTSQQPEAEALNAYIGKEMINPSYSIGTLR comes from the coding sequence ATGACCCAGATCATCCAATCCCTTTCCGAGATTTCAGACCGCTACGAGGCGCTGTTCGTCGACCTGTGGGGCTGCGTACACGACGGCATCCGCGCGATCCCGTCAGCGGTCGAGGCGCTACAGGCGTACCGCGCGCGCGGCGGCTGCGTGATCCTTGTCACCAATGCCCCCCGCTCTCGCCACGAGGTGGCCAAGCAACTAGACCGCTTTGGCGTGCCGCAGGACGCGTGGGACGATATCGCCACCTCTGGCGACAGCGCGCGCGCGGCGATGTTCCGGGGGGCCGTGGGGTCAAAGGTGTGGTTCATGGGACAGGCATTCGACGAGACATTCTTTGCCCCGCTCAACATCATCGAAGACCCGGTCACGATTGAGCAGGTTCCGCTGGAAGAGGCCGAGGGCATCGTCTGTTGCGGGCCGTTTGACCCGCACGCCGATCCGGCAGTGAACCGGCCGCAGTTCCTGTTTGCCAAACAAAAGGGGCTGAAGCTGCTTTGCGCCAACCCGGATATCGTTGTGGACCGGGGTGAGCGACGTGAGTGGTGCGCCGGTGCTCTGGCGAAGCTATACACCGAAATGGGCGGCGAGAGCCTGTATTTCGGCAAGCCCTATCCGCCGATCTATGACCTTGCCCGCCGCCGTTTGGCAAAGCACCGCAAGGGCGTACAGGATGCCGAAATCCTTGCCATCGGGGACGGCGCGCATACCGATATTGATGGCGCCATGGGCGAGGACATCGATTCCCTGTTCATCACCGGCGGTTTGGCGCGGGCAGAGACCAAAACGTCGCAGCAGCCCGAGGCAGAGGCACTAAACGCCTATATCGGCAAAGAAATGATCAACCCCAGCTACTCTATCGGCACGTTGCGCTAG
- a CDS encoding NAD(P)/FAD-dependent oxidoreductase, translating into MASVDVTVRGAGIFGLSVAWACVRRGARVRMVDPNGPGAGSSGGIVGALAPHVPENWNEKKAFQLDSLLMADAYWAEVHDTGGVSAGYARTGRLQPLADDHAVALALDRAAGAVTLWQGRAVWEVVAQDAAGGFAPASPTGKLIHDTLTARMCPRRACSALKAALEVSGTQIVTEAPDAGAVVWATGWQGLLDLSDDLGRKIGDGVKGQAALLRYSAPDAPQLFVDGLHIIPHADGSVAIGSTSEREFDAPTTTDAQCDALIERAYAAVPALHGAAVLEHWAGVRPRARTRAPLLGAWPGRDGHYVTNGGFKIGFGMAPKIGEVMADLLLDGCDTIPEGFRLTA; encoded by the coding sequence ATGGCAAGCGTCGACGTGACAGTGCGCGGGGCAGGGATCTTTGGCCTTTCGGTGGCCTGGGCCTGCGTGCGGCGCGGCGCGCGGGTGCGCATGGTCGACCCCAACGGGCCGGGGGCCGGGTCGTCCGGGGGGATTGTCGGCGCGCTGGCCCCGCATGTGCCGGAAAACTGGAATGAGAAAAAGGCGTTCCAACTGGACAGCCTCCTGATGGCCGACGCGTATTGGGCAGAGGTTCACGACACCGGCGGTGTCAGCGCGGGCTACGCGCGCACCGGACGGTTGCAGCCCTTGGCCGACGATCACGCGGTTGCACTGGCATTGGACCGCGCTGCCGGTGCGGTGACGCTCTGGCAGGGCAGGGCGGTCTGGGAGGTCGTCGCGCAGGACGCGGCAGGCGGCTTTGCGCCCGCCTCTCCCACCGGCAAGCTCATCCATGACACGCTGACCGCCCGCATGTGCCCCCGCCGCGCCTGCTCTGCGCTGAAAGCCGCGTTAGAGGTGTCCGGAACGCAGATCGTGACAGAGGCCCCGGATGCGGGCGCGGTGGTTTGGGCGACGGGCTGGCAGGGGTTGCTGGATCTCTCAGACGACTTGGGCCGCAAGATTGGTGACGGTGTCAAAGGGCAGGCGGCGCTGTTGCGCTATTCCGCGCCAGACGCGCCGCAGCTGTTTGTCGACGGCTTGCACATCATCCCCCATGCGGATGGCTCCGTGGCGATTGGATCAACCTCAGAGCGGGAATTTGACGCCCCCACCACCACCGACGCGCAATGCGACGCCCTGATAGAGCGCGCTTATGCCGCCGTCCCCGCGCTGCACGGCGCTGCGGTGCTGGAACACTGGGCCGGGGTGCGGCCGCGTGCCCGGACCCGCGCGCCCCTGCTGGGCGCGTGGCCCGGGCGCGACGGGCATTACGTCACCAATGGCGGCTTCAAGATCGGCTTTGGCATGGCGCCGAAGATAGGCGAGGTCATGGCCGATCTGTTGCTGGACGGGTGCGATACCATCCCCGAGGGGTTCCGGCTGACCGCCTAA
- a CDS encoding DMT family transporter encodes MAEQNTRLGIWLMVATTLVFTLQDGISRHLATEYNTMMVVMIRYWFFAAFVVAVAARKAGGLRAAAQSAFPWLQVFRGALLVVEINVMVLAFVYLGLVESHAVFTVYPLLVAALSGPVLGEHVGWRRWVAIGIGFVGVITILQPSGGVFSPYAAIPLLAASMFALYALLTRYVARADSATTSFFYTGVVGVVVATAIGVGFWVPMTSADWVWMGLLCIAGVSGQYLMIRCFEVAEASAVQPFAYLQLVFASSLGLMVFGESIRWNVALGAGLIVAAGLFTLWRERQARG; translated from the coding sequence ATGGCAGAGCAGAACACCCGCCTTGGCATCTGGCTGATGGTCGCCACCACCCTTGTCTTTACGTTGCAGGACGGGATCTCTCGGCATTTGGCGACGGAATACAACACCATGATGGTGGTGATGATCCGCTACTGGTTCTTTGCGGCCTTTGTGGTGGCGGTGGCGGCGCGCAAAGCAGGCGGCTTGCGGGCGGCGGCGCAGAGCGCGTTCCCGTGGTTGCAGGTCTTTCGCGGCGCGTTGCTGGTGGTGGAAATCAACGTGATGGTGCTGGCCTTTGTCTATCTGGGACTGGTCGAGAGCCATGCTGTTTTTACGGTCTATCCACTGCTGGTGGCGGCGCTGTCGGGGCCGGTGCTGGGCGAGCATGTGGGCTGGCGGCGCTGGGTAGCAATCGGAATCGGCTTTGTCGGGGTGATCACCATCCTGCAACCCTCGGGCGGGGTGTTTTCGCCCTATGCGGCGATCCCGCTGCTGGCAGCGTCGATGTTTGCGCTTTATGCGCTGTTGACGCGCTATGTGGCGCGGGCCGACAGCGCGACGACATCGTTTTTCTATACTGGCGTGGTCGGCGTTGTGGTGGCGACCGCCATCGGGGTCGGGTTCTGGGTGCCGATGACCAGCGCAGACTGGGTCTGGATGGGGCTGTTGTGCATCGCCGGGGTCAGCGGGCAATACCTGATGATCCGCTGCTTTGAGGTGGCAGAGGCCAGCGCGGTGCAGCCCTTTGCCTATCTGCAACTGGTCTTTGCCAGTTCGCTGGGCCTCATGGTCTTTGGCGAAAGCATCCGCTGGAACGTGGCACTGGGCGCGGGGCTGATCGTGGCAGCGGGGCTGTTTACCCTGTGGCGGGAACGGCAAGCGCGCGGCTGA